The genomic region GGCTTGCGCATCTTGAAAAAATGCTGGCGCAGCGGGGCAGTCGCGACGAACTCGACTGCGAAACTTTCGTGGCGCGAGACTTTGCCTTCCATGAAGCCATCGTCGCGGCCTCGGGCAATAACGCCCTCATCGAGGTCTATGCCTTTTTCTCCGCCTCCATTCGCGAATCCATAGAAGCCACGCTCAATGGCGAACTGCCCGAGCCGAGCGATGAAGCGCACCGCCAGATCGTCGAGGCCATCGCTTCGGGCGATCCCGACAAGGCCGGAGCAACCGTTCGCCGTTTCATGGCGCCCCTGATTGAAGAACTTGAAAGGTTGCTCGCATCATGAGCCACACAAATACAGCCCTGTCGGACACGGCAGAAAACGAGGCAATGCAGCCGGATGCGCTGGTCGATGCGGAGGCGGACAGCGTCCCGCCGCCGCCCGTCCAGCAGCCGCCCAGCAAGGCGATGCGCATCTTGCTGGGCTTGAGCCTCGTGCTCATCGCCGCCAATCTGCGGCCGGTATTCTCCAGCGTTTCCGTGCTCTTGCCAGAAATCATTGAGGCGACGGGCATGTCGTCGGTCGCAGCCGGCATATTGACCACGCTGCCGGTCATCTGTCTCGGTGTCTTCGCGCCGTTTGCGCCGCGGATGGCGCAGCGCTTCGGTGCGGAGCGTGTCCTGCTTGTCGTGCTGGCCGTGCTCACAATCGGCACCGCCATTCGCGGCTTCGGTCCCTTCTATTGGCTCTATATCGGCGCCGCGCTCGCTGGTGCCGCCATTGCCACAGGCAATGTTCTGCTGCCGGGCGTCGTCAAGCGCGACTTTCCGAAGACAGCCGCCATCATGACCGGCCTTTATACGATGGCATTGTGCGGCGGCGCTGCATCCGCAGCCGGTTTCACCATTCCCATCAAGGGGTTGCTCGGCGGCTCGTGGAACCTCGCTTTGGCATTCTGGGCCGTTCCGGCGGCACTTGTGCTGCTTCTGTGGCTGCCGCAGGCCTTGCGCGCCAGGCACAATGTGGCCCATTCGGGCTTCCGCGTGATCGGGCTCTGGAAGGACAGGCTGGCTTGGCAGGTGACGCTGTTCATGGGGTTGCAATCCTCCACCGCCTATATCGTTTTCGGATGGCTGGCGCCGATCCTGCGCGAGCAGGGCCTGAGCCCCAAGGCGGCAGGCGGCCTCGTTTCCTTTTCGATCATGGTGCAGGTGGTGACCTGTCTCGCCGTGCCTTCCATCGCCACGCGTCAGAAGAACCAGAGCTGGCTCAATGTCGCTCTCTGCGCTTGCGCAGCCTTGCCGCTGATCGGATTTCTCTACCTGCCGCAATGGACATACTGGGTGCTGGCGGTCATTCAGGGCATCGGGCAGGGCGGTCTCATCGCAGCCGCGATGATGGTGATCGTGCTGCGCGCCCCGGATTCGCACACGGCGGCACATCTGTCCGGCATGGCGCAATGCGTCGGCTATACGCTGGCCGCGATCGGTCCGCTGATCGTCGGCATGATCCACAGCGCGACTGGCAGCTTTGCTGCTTGCGGGGCGTTCTTCGCCCTGCTGGGACTGGGTGCCGCCATCGCCGGATGGGGTGCGGGACGCGCACGGCATGTGGGCGTGCAGGTGATCAAGGACTGAAGGCAACAAAAAACCCCGGCAAAACCGGGGTTTTTCTTATTCTCACAGGAAAGGCATCAGGCCTTTTCATACAGCTCTTCGACGAATTCCCAGTTGATGAGATTGTCGACGAAGGCTTCGAGGTATTTTGGACGCAGGTTGCGATAA from Brucella intermedia LMG 3301 harbors:
- a CDS encoding CynX/NimT family MFS transporter; translated protein: MQPDALVDAEADSVPPPPVQQPPSKAMRILLGLSLVLIAANLRPVFSSVSVLLPEIIEATGMSSVAAGILTTLPVICLGVFAPFAPRMAQRFGAERVLLVVLAVLTIGTAIRGFGPFYWLYIGAALAGAAIATGNVLLPGVVKRDFPKTAAIMTGLYTMALCGGAASAAGFTIPIKGLLGGSWNLALAFWAVPAALVLLLWLPQALRARHNVAHSGFRVIGLWKDRLAWQVTLFMGLQSSTAYIVFGWLAPILREQGLSPKAAGGLVSFSIMVQVVTCLAVPSIATRQKNQSWLNVALCACAALPLIGFLYLPQWTYWVLAVIQGIGQGGLIAAAMMVIVLRAPDSHTAAHLSGMAQCVGYTLAAIGPLIVGMIHSATGSFAACGAFFALLGLGAAIAGWGAGRARHVGVQVIKD